The Strix aluco isolate bStrAlu1 chromosome 1, bStrAlu1.hap1, whole genome shotgun sequence genome has a window encoding:
- the LRRC3B gene encoding leucine-rich repeat-containing protein 3B: MHLVDLWLTRSLSMCLLLQSFVLMILCFHSASMCPKGCLCSHSGGLNVSCSNANLKEIPRDLPPETVLLYLDSNQITSIPNEIFKDLHQLRVLNLSKNGIEFIDEHAFKGVAETLQTLDLSDNRIQSVHKNAFNNLKARARIANNPWHCDCTLQQVLRSMASNHETANNVICKTSVLDEHAGRPFLNAANDADLCNLPKKTTDYAMLVTMFGWFTMVISYVVYYVRQNQEDARRHLEYLKSLPSRQKKPDEADDISTVV, from the coding sequence ATGCATTTGGTAGACCTGTGGTTAACTCGTTCCCTCTCCATGTGTCTGCTCTTACAAAGTTTTGTCCTCATGATACTGTGCTTTCATTCTGCCAGTATGTGCCCAAAAGGCTGCCTCTGTTCTCACTCCGGAGGTCTGAATGTCAGCTGTAGCAATGCAAACCTCAAGGAAATACCCAGAGATCTTCCTCCAGAAACAGTCTTACTTTATTTGGACTCCAATCAGATAACATCTATCCCCAACGAAATTTTTAAGGACTTGCACCAACTGAGAGTCCTCAATTTATCAAAAAACGGGATTGAGTTTATAGATGAACACGCCTTTAAAGGGGTGGCAGAAACCTTGCAGACTCTGGATTTGTCTGACAACCGAATTCAAAGTGTGCACAAAAACGCTTTCAACAACTTAAAGGCCAGAGCCAGAATTGCAAACAATCCCTGGCACTGTGACTGCACGCTGCAGCAGGTGTTGAGGAGCATGGCCTCCAACCACGAGACAGCCAACAACGTCATCTGCAAGACTTCTGTGCTGGATGAACATGCGGGGAGACCGTTCCTCAATGCTGCCAACGATGCTGACCTCTGCAACCTTCCTAAAAAGACTACTGATTATGCCATGCTGGTCACCATGTTTGGCTGGTTCACCATGGTGATCTCATACGTGGTTTATTACGTCCGGCAAAATCAGGAGGATGCAAGGAGGCACCTTGAGTACTTGAAATCCCTGCCAAGCAGGCAAAAGAAACCAGATGAAGCTGATGACATTAGCACTGTGGTATAG